The proteins below are encoded in one region of Actinomycetota bacterium:
- a CDS encoding Ku protein produces MPRAIWSGPISFGLVNIPVQLFPATESRTVAFHMLHAADNTPIHVVKTCPADNKTLTQDEIVKGYEFEKGRFVVMEDKDFQAAAAEVKKVRAIEIVNFVDLDQVDPIYFQRSYYLAPVESSIKAYKLLLTAMEKQNKAALARFVLRDKQHLAVLTQREGAFVLETIFYQDEVRSAADLPGVGEDVELSADELELAEDLIGRMSGDFDLSGLKDEYREKLLEIIDRKIEGKQITVPEMESLAPVIDIMSALKESIASRAS; encoded by the coding sequence TTCGGCCTGGTCAATATCCCGGTCCAGCTCTTTCCAGCTACCGAGAGCAGGACCGTCGCTTTCCACATGCTGCACGCGGCCGACAACACACCCATCCATGTGGTCAAGACCTGCCCCGCCGACAACAAGACGCTCACCCAGGACGAGATAGTCAAAGGTTACGAGTTTGAGAAAGGCCGCTTCGTGGTCATGGAGGACAAGGATTTCCAGGCCGCCGCCGCCGAGGTGAAGAAGGTCCGCGCCATCGAGATAGTGAACTTCGTCGACCTCGACCAGGTCGATCCCATCTACTTCCAGAGATCCTACTACCTGGCTCCAGTGGAAAGCAGCATCAAGGCCTACAAGCTGCTGCTCACCGCTATGGAGAAGCAGAACAAGGCGGCGCTGGCCCGTTTCGTCCTGCGCGATAAACAGCACCTGGCGGTGCTCACCCAGCGGGAAGGCGCCTTCGTGCTGGAGACGATCTTTTATCAGGACGAGGTCCGGTCGGCTGCCGACCTGCCCGGCGTGGGCGAGGATGTCGAGCTGTCTGCCGATGAGCTTGAGCTGGCGGAAGACCTGATCGGGCGCATGAGCGGCGATTTCGATCTCTCCGGGCTGAAGGACGAATATCGCGAGAAACTCCTGGAGATAATCGACCGGAAGATCGAGGGCAAGCAGATCACCGTTCCCGAGATGGAATCGCTGGCCCCGGTCATCGATATCATGAGCGCTCTTAAGGAGAGCATCGCCAGCAGGGCTTCATGA